A genomic region of Campylobacter corcagiensis contains the following coding sequences:
- a CDS encoding sodium-dependent transporter: MKDKQLWSNKLTYILTVAGATIGFGCTWRFPYLVGENGGGAYVLLFCIAMILFGIPMILVENVIGRRAMKNSVDAFSVAKKDGTKINPAWKIVGYLGLIGAFGILAYYMVLGGWVFTYIANIFTGNFDLSSAITNKVYTQNFYNQNIVNNPLMVGIYTFVFVFINWYILKKGIIDGIEKFVKLLMPLLFLCLLIVISGNIMLSGFEDGVRFYLSVDFSKLTPKLFIDVLGQVFFALSLGFGVMITLSSYLSKDENLFETATITGILNTIIAVLAGFMIFPAIFTAGLEPASGPSLVFITLPVAFSHIPFGNILAIFFFTMLLVAALTTSITIYQVIIRVLEEKLHISTSKATTFTLIVIFIFGNLPSVLAYGPLRDFLIMKRNIFDFFDAVSANIFFVLTALLCCIYVGWVLKEDAISEISNSGKIKSPFVKIWYNYIKFVLPVIILVIFIAGLTTF, from the coding sequence ATGAAAGATAAACAACTTTGGAGTAACAAACTTACTTATATTTTAACAGTAGCAGGAGCTACGATAGGATTTGGCTGTACTTGGCGTTTTCCTTATCTTGTAGGTGAAAATGGTGGCGGGGCTTATGTGTTGCTTTTTTGTATAGCGATGATTCTATTTGGAATTCCTATGATTTTAGTTGAAAATGTCATCGGTAGACGAGCGATGAAAAATAGCGTAGATGCTTTTAGTGTAGCAAAAAAAGATGGCACTAAGATAAATCCAGCATGGAAGATAGTTGGTTATCTTGGGCTTATTGGGGCTTTTGGAATTTTGGCTTATTATATGGTTTTAGGTGGCTGGGTTTTTACTTATATAGCTAATATTTTTACAGGAAATTTTGACTTAAGTAGTGCAATAACCAACAAAGTATACACTCAAAATTTTTATAATCAAAATATCGTAAATAACCCCTTAATGGTAGGAATTTACACATTTGTATTTGTCTTTATAAATTGGTATATTTTAAAAAAAGGTATCATTGATGGGATTGAGAAATTTGTAAAACTTCTAATGCCACTTCTGTTTTTGTGTCTTTTGATAGTCATTAGCGGAAACATTATGCTTAGTGGCTTTGAAGATGGCGTTAGATTCTATTTAAGTGTTGACTTTTCAAAGCTAACTCCAAAGCTTTTTATAGATGTTTTAGGTCAAGTTTTCTTTGCACTATCTCTTGGCTTTGGCGTTATGATAACACTATCAAGCTATCTTAGCAAAGATGAAAATCTCTTTGAAACCGCAACAATTACTGGAATTTTAAACACCATAATAGCAGTTTTAGCTGGATTTATGATATTTCCTGCTATTTTTACTGCTGGGCTTGAACCAGCAAGCGGACCAAGTCTTGTTTTTATAACTCTTCCAGTTGCATTTTCTCATATACCTTTTGGAAATATTTTGGCTATATTTTTCTTTACGATGCTTTTGGTTGCAGCCCTTACAACTTCTATAACAATATATCAAGTTATAATTCGAGTTCTTGAAGAAAAACTTCATATATCAACTAGTAAAGCGACAACTTTTACGCTTATAGTGATTTTTATATTTGGAAATTTGCCATCAGTTTTAGCTTATGGACCGCTTAGAGATTTTCTTATAATGAAAAGAAATATATTTGACTTTTTTGACGCAGTAAGTGCAAATATATTTTTCGTTTTAACCGCTCTTCTTTGTTGTATATATGTAGGCTGGGTGCTTAAAGAAGACGCCATAAGCGAGATAAGCAATTCTGGAAAGATAAAATCACCTTTTGTTAAAATTTGGTATAACTATATAAAATTTGTTCTTCCAGTTATAATCTTAGTTATATTTATAGCAGGACTTACTACTTTTTAG